From bacterium, a single genomic window includes:
- a CDS encoding Rieske (2Fe-2S) protein, with protein MPEFKKVADTAEIPAGTGKIIDVDGNQIAIWNLSGNYYAFQNVCPHRGGPVGEGELEGNVITCPWHGWQFDVTSCQSTFNPAAKLTKYDVQVEGNEIKVGV; from the coding sequence ATGCCAGAGTTTAAGAAAGTGGCTGACACGGCCGAAATCCCCGCGGGAACCGGAAAAATCATTGACGTGGATGGAAACCAGATTGCAATCTGGAATTTGAGCGGAAACTATTATGCTTTCCAGAATGTTTGTCCTCACCGTGGCGGACCGGTAGGCGAAGGAGAGCTTGAGGGAAACGTCATTACCTGTCCCTGGCATGGCTGGCAATTCGACGTTACCTCCTGCCAGAGCACCTTTAATCCCGCTGCAAAACTTACAAAATACGACGTTCAAGTGGAAGGAAACGAGATCAAGGTCGGAGTTTAG
- the selD gene encoding selenide, water dikinase SelD: protein MEQEKFRLTRLAKSGGUAGKLSPLDLAEILKHLGAQRSQNPDLLVGFETSDDAGVYKLNDDLALVQTVDFVTPTCDDPFLFGQIAAANSLSDVYAMGGRPINALNICCFPQEGVDDAILAEILKGGHFKILEAGATLVGGHTVKDLELKYGLSVTGLIHPEKILRNSTARPGDKIVLTKKIGTGVIITGVKNDLIPWEQAEEAMASMATLNKVACETMLEIGVHACTDVSGFGLAGHVCEMALGSKVGIQLNLSAVPVYPVSIELFGKGLRTGVTLFNKQSSAACVSLEKELPREREMILYDPQTSGPLAISVAAEKADDLVSLLRQKGVRDAAIIGDVVESSVPRLFVSDSL, encoded by the coding sequence ATGGAACAGGAAAAGTTCAGGCTGACGAGGCTTGCGAAATCGGGCGGTTGAGCGGGCAAACTCAGTCCGTTGGACCTGGCCGAAATATTAAAGCATCTGGGCGCACAGCGAAGTCAAAATCCTGATTTGCTCGTCGGATTTGAGACTTCGGACGACGCAGGTGTCTATAAATTGAACGATGATCTCGCGCTGGTTCAAACGGTCGATTTCGTTACACCGACCTGTGATGATCCTTTCCTGTTTGGGCAAATTGCAGCCGCCAATTCATTAAGCGATGTGTACGCGATGGGTGGTCGTCCGATCAATGCTCTGAACATTTGTTGTTTTCCGCAAGAGGGGGTCGATGACGCCATTCTCGCGGAAATTTTGAAGGGTGGGCACTTCAAGATTCTGGAGGCGGGAGCCACGCTTGTCGGCGGCCATACCGTAAAAGATTTGGAACTGAAATATGGTTTGTCGGTTACAGGACTGATTCATCCCGAAAAAATTCTGCGAAACAGCACCGCCAGACCCGGAGACAAGATTGTTTTGACGAAGAAAATCGGGACCGGCGTGATCATAACAGGCGTAAAAAATGATCTGATCCCGTGGGAGCAGGCGGAGGAAGCGATGGCGAGCATGGCTACTTTGAATAAAGTGGCGTGTGAAACAATGCTCGAAATCGGCGTTCACGCTTGCACGGATGTGTCCGGATTCGGACTAGCGGGTCATGTTTGTGAAATGGCCCTGGGCAGCAAAGTCGGCATTCAGTTGAATCTTAGCGCCGTGCCCGTTTACCCGGTAAGCATTGAGCTTTTCGGCAAGGGGTTAAGAACCGGAGTTACCTTATTCAATAAGCAATCTTCCGCCGCGTGTGTTTCGCTGGAAAAAGAACTGCCACGGGAAAGAGAAATGATTCTGTACGATCCACAAACTTCAGGGCCTCTGGCCATTTCTGTGGCAGCAGAAAAGGCAGATGATCTGGTGTCGTTGCTTCGTCAAAAAGGGGTTCGTGATGCGGCAATTATCGGCGATGTAGTTGAAAGTTCCGTGCCTAGACTTTTCGTTTCTGACTCCCTATAA